A window of Rhodothermales bacterium genomic DNA:
GAGGACTTTGGCGTCCAGCTGGGACGGGTTGTTGATGGTTTCTACGGAGATATAGCCGACTTCAGGGGTAGGGAATGAAATCTTCCATCCCCATTCACCGGAGACGGACGGCCCGCGCGTACTCCGGTAGACGCGGGTCCAGGTCTGGCCGCCATCCTCGGTCCGGATGACCACGGCGTCGCCGTCGAGGCTCGAACCGGTGCCACCGGTGGCAATCCCCGTGTTCTCGTCGAAGAAATGGAGGTCAACCAAGGTGGATGCGACGTCGGCCACCGATCGTCCGGTCCACGTGATCCCTCCGTTCACGGTTTTCACGACCGTGGGCGCACCGTGGAATGCACCTACACCGTACGCGACATCGGCTGAAACGGCTACCATGCCACAGATTCCGTCCGGAAGCTGCCCTTCAATCCGGTGGGAGATGTTGGTCCAGTGTTCGCCGCCGTCCCGGGTTTCCCAAAGGACACTTCCCGGGGTGAAGACGGAGCCCGCCCATCCCACGCGTTCGTCAATGAAGGCCGTGGACCGGAACGCTACGGACGTCTCCTTGAGCTGCAGCATCCAGGAAAATCCAGCGTCCGGGGTATGCCAGATTTCACCCCGGGTGTTGACCATCCATCCCTTTTCCGGATTCACGAACTTGATGTCGTCGAACCGGCCGTCCGCTACGGGCGCGAAGCGCACGCGTTCCCAGGTGGGCACGGTTGTTGGGACGCTCTGCGCCAGAATGGGCAGCGGGGTGAGGACGGCTGCTCCAGCGGAAAGTCCGGTCACGGCAATCAGTACATAAGAACAGAGTCGACAAACAGGGCGGATCGTATCGGTCAGGCGCATGGACGCACGGGAAAAGATTGGATGGATCGGCAAGCCGGATTCAATCCTTCAAATTACTGTGTTTCCCGCCGGAAAGAAGGGCAAAAATCACGGCCTCTGTCAGGTATGCTACCCGCCCTCGATCCTAGCGTCTGATGGCAAATCCGGCACCGATCAGGAAGTCCGGCATCGTATCGGTCAGCCCGAAACCCGTGTATACATCCAGTTGGAAGGCGGGACGGATGAGGCTGGTCACGCCGAGGTTGAGCTGCAGACCCGTATCGATCCCGTCCTGGAAGCGGGCCAGGGCTTCCACGAAGCCGTTCAAGCCGGCAGTGAGGCCGAACCCCGTGGACAGGGACGACTCCAGGATGCTGTCATTGCCCCGGCCGACAATGGCGCCGCGGATTTGTCCGCTCATGGATACCCGCTCGTTCACGGCGCGGCCGGCGGTTACGAGGGCAGATGGATCCAGGCGGTCCGATGTGAACGCGGCATCGCCTGTGGGCAGCGAAAGGGCGCCGATGACGGCAATGTCCCATCCGGACAGGGTGGGGCCCAGTTGGTATTTCACGCCGACGGACGCATCCGAAAAGCCGTTGGTATCCCCGGGATCATCCATGGACAGGAAGGACGGGACACCCAGGCGGAGTTCCAACCGGTCCATCAGGCCGTAGCGGACCAGGAGTTCGCCGGCGGCAAGGGTATTGAACGCGGAGGTGGTGGCGTACGAGAGGCCGCCCTCCAGTTGAAGCATGCCGGCCGGGACGGAGACCGGGCTTTCGGTGAAATCCGGACGATCCGTAATGAGGGGGGTGGTTGGCGGCGCAACCTGTGCCGTGGCCTGGGGTGTGGCGAGGAAGGCCGGGAGGGCCAGGAGCAGCGTCAACAGTCCGCGGAAGTACGTCCGGGACCATGGCGTCGTAGAAAACAGCGTTGGTTTCATGGGAGAAGCGAGGACTGGATGAAAAGGGCACTGGATGAAAAGGAGGCTGCAACGGACGTGAGGCGCGTCCGTTTTAGTCAAGGCTAAACCGGGGTAAGGGGCGGGATGTTCCGAGGGGGCACGCGCCGTTGGTGCCGAGAAGGAAGTCAGATGTAGGAGTCGGTTCCGGATGCGGCGGCGATGTCCAGCATGATTCCCACGTTGGCATGGCCTTCCGTGGTTCCGACTTCCGGCGGATGTTTGCCCTCGATGGCTTCCACGAAGTCGTTGAACAATCCGTCGAACGGGCGACGGGTGTCGTGGTCAAACGGACCCGTGTGGGTTACGATGCGGCCTCCGCCGTGCCGGCCCATGGTGTCTTCGCAGGTGGCCCATCCGGCATCGCCGTAGAGTTCCACGCGGGAAAGGGACGCGAACTGGACCGATACGCAGAGTTCGGCGGTCGCGCCGGAGGCGAACTGAAGGATGGCCACCGTGGTCTCGTCATGCGCGCTCCCGAATTTGGCGTGGCTGTACACGGACCGGATGGACGTGATGTCGCCGCAGGTCGGGGCCATGAACCACCGGATCTGGTCAATACAGTGGGTGCCGTTGGCCGCCAGGCTCCACCACCGTCCGGTCTCCGGTGCGCCCCGCCAGTTCGAACCGTCGGCGGCGGCGAAGGTCCACTGGATGCGCATGTGCCGCAGGGTCCCCAGTGCCCCGTCCTGGACGTGCCACTGGAGCGCCCGGTGACCGGTATGCCACCGCATGTGATACGCCATGGCCAGCATGACGTCGTTTTCCCGGCAGGCATCCGCAATCGCCCGGCACTCCTCCAGGCTCGTGGCCATGGGCTTCTCCAGCAGGATGTGTTTGCCGGCGCGGGCGGCCGCCACGGCCTGGGCGCGATGCAGGCGGTCGGGCGTGGCGATAATGACCGCATGCAGGTCGGGATCCGCCAGCATCGCGCCCAGGTCCGTATGGACGGGCTGCTCCGCAGCCAGTCCATGTCGCTTCGCGAAGGCGGCCGCCCGCCCCGCGTCGCGGCTGAGCACACTCCAGAGGCGCGCCCGGTCGTGGGCACGGACGGCCGGGGCATGCTGGTCGTCCGCAATGCCGCCCGGGCCGAGGATTCCGACGTTGATCATGATGCGTTAACGGGATGGTAATGATGAGGTCCAACGCGCGCACCAAGTTACGGTCGCACCAACAAGCGAGCGAACGTGCGCGTACGAACCATCTGGATTTCCGACCTGCATCTGGGCAGCCGGTACGCCCGGGCGGCCGACGTCCTGGACTTCATCCGTACCTGGGAGTGTGAACACCTGTATCTGGTCGGGGACATCTTCGACGGCTGGGCGCTGACCCGCAGCTGGTTCTGGCCACAGGAGCACAACGATGTGGTCCAGAAAATCCTCCGATACAGCCGCAAAGGCACGCCCATCACCTACATTCCCGGCAACCACGATGCGTTCGCCCGGGAATTCCTGGACCTCCAACTGGGCAACATCCGCGTGGAGCCCTCCGCCGTCCACACCCTCATGGACGGCAGGCGGCTTCTGGTCCTGCATGGCGACGAGTTCGATGGCATCATCCGGTTCGCGCCCTGGTTGCAACGCGTGGGTGCGGTGGCGTACGGCATCGCACTCGGATTGAATGAGGTACTGAATCGCATCCGCACGATGCTCGACAAGCCGTATTGGTCCCTGTCCGCCTACCTGAAGCATCGCACAAAAAAAGCCCTGCAGTACATTGACCAATTCGAAGAACTGGTAGCCGAAAAAGCCCGCACACACGGCGTGGACGGCGTGGTCTGCGGGCACATCCACCACGCCGAAATGCGGGACATCGACGGCGTGTCGTACATGAATTGCGGCGACTGGGTGGAGAGTTGCACGGCGCTGGTTGAGCACCTGGATGGCCGCCTGGAGATCGTCCGGCACATGGCCGAACCCACCACCGGGACATCCCGTTCAATCGAGCGCGACCCGAACCAGATCGAGATGTTCTACGAAGGCGACGGCCTTCCGGCGAACGTGGCCAAACCCATCCCCACCCCTTGACCCGCCCCATCATGCGCGTATTGTTCTGTATACAGGGAGAGGGACGGGGCCATATGACGCAGGCCATCGCGCTTGCGGAATGGCTCCGGGATGCCGGGCATGAGGTGGTCGCAGCGCTGGTCGGCAATGCGGACGGGCGGACGCCACCGCGCTTCCTGTCCGATGCCCTTGCCTGCCCGGTGGAAGCACACGCCAGTCCGGTCATCAAGCTGGACCGGGATTCCCGCTCCCTCGACGTGTGGAAAACGACTACGTTCGCCCTGCGTCGGCTCTGGACGTACCGGAGGAGCGTGGCGCATCTGGAAGAGCGGATTGCCGCATGGCATCCGGATGTCGTCGTGAATTTCTACGAGCCCCTACTGGGTCTGGCACGGCACGTCCGAGTGCCCATCGTGGCCATTGCGCATCAATACATGTTCCACCACCCGCGGTATCCGTTCGCCGAGGGAACGTGGTTCCAGCGTCGGTCCATGCTCACGTTCACGCGGCTCACGTCGGCCACCGCCACGCGACTCCTGGCACTCAGCCTGTATCCGGGCGAGGACCTGCCCGGGCACAACCTGCGTGTGGTCCCGCCGCTGCTCCGCAAGGAGTTGTTCGCATTGACCCCCCGGCGCGTGGAGCCGGACTATCTGCTGGTGTACCTGTGGCGCCCCGAACTCCTGCCGGAAATCCGCGAGTGGTGTGACGATTGGCCGCGGTTCCGGGTCCATTGCTTCCTGGAGCATCCCGAGAAAGCCAAGGATGACCCCATCCGGCCCAACCTGACGCTGCATCATCTGGATGCGGACCGGTTCCTGCAGATGATGGCGACGTGTTCGGGTGTGGCCACCACGGCCGGATTCGAGACCACCGCCGAGGCCATGTACCTCGGGAAGCCGCTCCTCATGGTTCCGACCCACATCGAACAACAGTGCAACGCCCGCGATGCGGCGGACATGGGTGCAGCCATTGCCTGCCCCTCATTCGACCTGGAACGCCTGGAGCACATCACGCCATCCGATCAGACGGCGTTCAGGGCATGGGTCGCTTCTGCTTCCGAGGTCTTCATCCAGGAGTTGGAGCAGGTGGCTGGCCTGCCGACGCGTCCTGATCCCGGAAAACGCCCGCAATCACGCGCCGTCGGTGTGCAAAAATTCGCCCCAGTTGCCAGCTGACGGCGGGATAGACGAGGTCGCCCAGGGGTGAAAGCGGCAGCTTCCAGCGCACCCGGTCGGTAATGAGCGTCCGCCCCTCTTCCTCGCGGAACGAATGGGTATGGATCCACTGCGCGTACGGGCCCTTCAACTGGGTATCCTCGAACGAATGAGGAGGATTCCAGGCTGTGATTTCGGTCCGCCAATTGAACGGAATGCCGGCCAGACGCAACCGGTAATCGATCAGCGCGCCGACTTTCATGTCGATGGGTTGGGGCGAAAGGATGCTGAATTTGAGTTCGTTCGGCGTAATCCGCTCCAGGTTCGATGCGTCGGCGAAAAAGGCAAATACCTCATCCAGCGGCCGGTCAATCCACTGTTCGGACTCCAATACGTGTTCAATCATGTGCGTACGCGAGATGCGAGCTTGCGGGCCCGCTCTTCATTGGATTCAGGTTCGTACACGTCGGGATCGTCGAGCGCGACCTGGGGGTCTATTTTCGGAAGCGCATCCCACGACTGGCTCGTGACGATGGCCTCGAGGTTGCGGATGCGCTCCACGAGCCGCTCGTTTTCTTCCGAGAGCGTTTTGAATTCGTGTTCCAGACTGGAGGTGGAATCGCCCAGTTGCAGCTGTTTTTCCCTGAACTTGAGCCATTCGGAAAAAGCGCCGACCAGGATGGCAGCAAGAGGAATAAGGACCCAGATCATGTGGTGCAGGGGGACGCGTGGAGACGAAGCTTTGTAAAAAATATACGCCGGAATTCGCGCCGGGTTGTACCATACGGAAACACAAACCCTTCCTGCCATGACACTCCGGTCTTCATTCGCGCTCCTCCTTGTCCTTGCCATGTCCACGTCGGCGTGCGCACAGGCCCCTGACGCCCGCCTCATTGCCGAGGCCTTGTCTGCAGCTCCTGCCTCCTTCCATGACGTGGCCACCATCTATGGTTACAACGATGACGGCACGTATCGCGTCATTCGCGAAGGCACTTCCGAGTTCTATTGTGTCGGCGACGATCCTGCGCGGGAAGGGTTCGAGGCCTCCTGCTGGCAGGGTGCCTTGAATCCGTATCTGGTCCGCGGACGGGTGTTGCGTGCGGACGGCATGGCCGGGATGGAAACGGTGAACGCCCGGGAAGCGGAAATCGAGGCCGGTACGCTGGCCTGGTTCGAGGGCTCGGCGACCCAGTACATCCGGTACGGGGACGAAGCCTACTACGACGAGACGGCGGGTGAGGTCGTGGGGTCGGAGCTCCGGTACGTGGTATACGTGCCCTATGCCACGCCCGAATCGACCGGCCTGCCGCTCGAACCCATGACACCCGGTGGACCGTGGTTGATGACGCCCGGTTCGTTCCGGGCCCACATCATGGTGCTGCCTGTTTCCGCTCCATGAGGACGCGGGCCTCGTGTCCGATGTGTGCCTCGCCGCGTTCTTCGGCCAATTGGATTTGTCTCTGACGCTCCCGGAGCCGTTCGCGGTCGGACTCGCTCCGTTCGTGCGAGCAATGGCGGCAACTTACACCTTCCTCGAACGATTCGAGTGAACGGTCTTCTTCCGTAATGGGCATGCGACAGGCGTGGCACATGTCGAACCGGCCGGGCTCGAGATCATGATTCACGGTCACACGACCGTCAAACACGAAGCACTCGCCGTTCCACCGCGTACGTTCTGCCGGAACCTCTTCCAGGTATTTCAGGATACCCCCCTGCAGGTGGTACACCTTTTCGAATCCCTGAGCCCGCAGATAGGACGTCGCCTTCTCACAGCGGATGCCTCCCGTGCAGAACATGGCCACCGGCCGGTCCTTGCGCCCCGCCAGCTCCTTCTCGACGAACGCCGGAAACTCCCGGAAGGACTTGGTGCGGGGGTTGACCGCACCTTCGAACGTGCCCACGGTGACTTCGTAGTCGTTGCGCGTATCGACCAGAAGCACATCCGGGTCGGATATCAGTTCGTTCCACTCGGACGGCGGCACATACGTGCCCACGATCAGGTTCGGGTCCACGCCCTCCACGCCCAATGTGACGATTTCTTTCTTGAGGCGCACCTTGGGGCGCAGGAACGGCATGTCGTCGGAAACGGACTCCTTGTGGACGAGATCGGCAAATCCGTCGACGGCCCGCACCGCAGCGAGCACGTGGTCCACGCCTGCCTTCGGGCCCGCAATCGTGCCGTTCAATCCCTCGTGTGCGACCAGAATGGTTCCCCGGACCTTCGCGGACTCCAAGACGGTCTGCAGGTGTTCGCGGACCGCATCCGGGTCGTCAATGGAATGGAATTTGTAAAACGCAGCTACGGTGACGGGCTCAGTCATGCATCTTGGCCACTTCGCGGGCCACTTCGTTCGGAATCAACATGGTCAGGTTGTACTGCGCGACCTTCCATCCGGATTCCGTGAGCAGCAGGACGCCCGAACCCCGCGTATTGCCCAGGTTTTCGTTGTAGAGCCGTTCGTCGAACCAGGCGACGTCGCCTTTCACGACCACGTGCCGCTCCTTCATTTCATACGTCCACCCGGTCCCCGTGGCGAAGCGTGCCCGGGTATACTCCTTGAAATCGGCGATCGGCCAACGCTCGCTGGCGTCCGTTCCCAGGAAGACGGCATCATCCGTGTACAGCGCGAAATACGCATCGAAATCGGCGCGGGAGGCCTGTTCGTGGATCTGGTCCAGAACGTGGTTCACCGCATCCTCAGGCGACTGGGCCTGCGCCGGTATGGCAGAAGCAAACCAGAACGTGGTGGCCGTCAACAGGGCAACGCCCAGTCGGCGGGCGGGAGAGAAGCTGAAAGAGCGCATCATCAGGAAAAATCCTCCGCTTCAAAGCCCGCGTCACGGTGCGAACCGTCACAGAAGGGCTTGTTTTTTGAGTTTCCGCAGCGACAAAGGGCTGTCTTGGTGCCTTTCCATCGGATTTTGCCGCTGGCAGCGCGAATGGCCAGGTTGCCCTGGACCAGGAGCGGGCCGTTCCGGGACGGGGTGACCTTGAGCGGGCCACCCAGGGATTCCAGACCGGGGCCACATTCACCAACGGCCCCGGGATCGTCGAATGCGATTTCCTTGTGACTGTTGTCACAGAACGGCTTGTTCTTCGACTGGCCACACCGGCACAGCGCGGCCCGATAGGCTACACCGGGCATATCGGGTTGGGCCCCCGCCACGTCCAGTTCACCCTCCACGTACAGCGGGCCGTTCGGAGCGACCGTGACGGTATTCTCCGGGGCCGGGGATTCCTGGATCGTGCCGTTCTTGTCCATGGTCGCCAGTGCACCGGACGGGCAGCGACGCACGATTTCGTCCACGTCGTCAACGGCCACCAGGTCCGGTTGCCCCCAGGGCTTGCGACCGTACTCGAACAGCGGACTGTTGGCCCGGACACATTCACTGGCATGGATGCAAAGCCGGCCGTCCCAGGTCACTTTGCGTTCTTTTCCTTCAAATTCGAGTATGGGATTGCGGGGCATGATGCGGGGTTGGAAGTAAAAGTTGGCAATTCGTACAATCTAAGCCCAAGCTCGAACGATGCAAACCCATGCCCATCGACCCTATTCCGTTCACACTGGTCCTTGAGGGCCTGATCTTTCTCGTTGCCGCGTGGATTTCCGCGCGGTTTCCGGCCCGGAAAATCAATCTGACGTACGGGTACCGGACGAAAGCCTCCATGGCCAGCCAGGAACGGTGGGATTTTGCCCAGGCCTATGCGCGCCGAGAGATGACCCGCGGCGGACTGTACCTCATTGCCGGTGGGTTGGTGCTTGCGACGCTGCCCATCCCCGGTCAGATCGTGCTGGACCTGATCGTTGTACTTGGCGGGACCGTCTGGGTGTGTGTATGGCTGTACCGCAAGACCGAGGCGGCCATATCGGCCCGGTTCGACAGCGGGCACGCGTCCTAGAAGGCTGTTGAAGAAGTGGAGGGCCCCTCGAGCGAGGGTCTTACGAGGCGCAGCGGGCCGACATCGGCCCGGGGAAGGGCGACGACGCGATGCAATTGTATCGTGGAGGAGCCATGACAAAGTATCCGCCCGTAACCCCCTCGCTCCCAGAGGGTTCGGGCGGCATGACATCATCTTCGGTGTTGTTCCTCCTATGAGTAGCTATGGCTACGCAAACGTCGGAACGCCTTGAATCAGATGTCATGGCGCTCCGAACGAGGGGTCCTCAACTTTTTCAACAGCCTTCTAGCGGGCCGCGTCAACGGCCCTGCGGCTCCTCCCGGTTCAACTGGATGATGTCCGCGTTCCAGTTCGTCTCGCCCAGGAGGTGCTCGACGAAATACTCGGCCCGCAGCCAGAACCAGTAGTCGGACATGTTGCCGTAGCCGTGGCGCTGGCCAGGGAACAGGAAGAAGTCGAACCGCTTGTTCGCCTTTATGAGCGCATCGGCCATGCGAATGGTGGCGGCCGGGTGCACGTTGTTGTCCTCGTCGCTCGTGACCAGGAGTAGACGCCCTTTCAGGTTCTTGGCCAATTCCTGATTCGTATCGATATCGTACTTGAAGCTCACATCACCCGAATCGCTCACCACTTCCTCGACGCCGTGGTGGTGCTCCGACCAGTTCCGGTTGTAGATGGTGTTGTCGTGGTTGCCCGACGATGATACCGCCACCTTGAAGAAGTCCGGATAGACGAGCATGGCTGCCGTCGACATGAAACCGCCACCGGAGTGGCCGTAAATACCCACGCGGTCCAGGTCGATCCAGTCGTGCCGGTCGGCCAGTTGTTCAGCGGCCGCCTTCTTGTCGGCCAGCCCGTAGTCGCGGAGGTTGCCATAGCCGTAGGTGTGGTACCACTTGGAGCGATCGGGATGCCCGCCCCGGTTGCCCACCGTGACCACGATCATCCCGAACTGCGCCAGGGCCGTCTCGTAGGGCGCGGTCGTGAACATTTTGGCCACGGCTTCCGTCTGGGGGCCGGGGTACACGTATTCCACAATGGGATACGTGCGCGTGGAGTCGAAATCAAACGGCTTGTACATGACGCCGTACAGGTCGGTAATGCCGTCGGCGGCCTTCACCGTGTAGGGTTCCGGGAAGCGGAATCCGGCCGCGAACAGGCTCGAGAAGTCGGCGGTCTCCAGGTCGACAACCGTGCGACCGCTGGCGTCCAGAACGGTGGACCGTGGGACCTGGTCCACACGGGAGAAATTGGTGACGAAATAACGCCCTGATTCAGAGGCCGATGAGCGGTGATCCCGATCACCCGGATTCAACAGGCGCAGGTCCGATCCGTCAAGCCCCACGCGGTACAGATGTTGGTAGTACGGGTCTTCGCCAGACTCCCGCGCATTGGCCTGGAAGAAGACATGTCCCCGGTCTTCGTCCACACGCTGGACACCCCGGACCGACCAGGGTCCCCTCGTGAGCCGGTTCCGCAGCGTTCCGTCGGCGGCGTAGCGGTACAGATGGGCCCATCCGTCGCGTTCCGACCACCAGATGAAGTCGCCATTGGAGAGCAGGTCCGGGGTTCGAACGTCGATGTAGGTATTGAAGCGTTCCTCAAGGACCACGTCAACCTGTCCGGACGCCGCGTCCGCGCGCAACAGGTCCACGCGCTTGTGGTCCCGGCTCATCCGGTACAAGAGGAACGAGCCCGGGTCGTTGGTCAGCCACTGCGCGGAGAACGGACGCTCGTCGCCAGCATAGCGGAACTGGGGCGCTGAGAACACGGAGACTTCCTGATCGACCCACAGGCTGTCCTGAAGCGCCCAGACCGAGTCGGCCACCACACTGCCCACTTCGAGGTGATACTGGGCCACGTTCTCCTCACCCGGCAGTCCGTACTTGTAGGTCTCAAGCTCAGGGCGCTCGTTCCCGACCGAATGGATGATCCAGAGGTCGCCCACCTTCCGGACGTCCATGCGCATGACGGTGAAATACTCCGATCCAGGCGACCATACAATCGGCGCGCGCTTGCGGTCATCCTTCTTCTTCTCCACCTCCTGCGCCGTGTCGCCGTGGTGCTGCCCCAGCCGCCACGTGCTGGCCACGTAGGAGAAGAACTCCTCGCCGTCATGGGTGAGCTGGATTTCTTCCACTTCTACCTTCTTTTCGGCTTCATCCGCCTTGTCCCCGGTCTTTCCGCGTCGGGCATCGAGGATGCGGACGTAATCCTCGCCGCTCATCTTGTACAGATTCTCGTGCCGCGCGAACAGCACCCACGCGCCGTCGGGTGACACGGAGGCCCACGACGGGTGGTTGTCCGGCTTTTCCGGATCGGTCAATTCGCGGAGGACCTGTGCGCGACGGTCATACTCGAAGTAGAAGACCTTGTCGCGCATCTCCTTTTTCTCGGTGACCGTGGAATCCTGCTGGGTATTGCCGCGCTCTGCTTCCTCCGACGGAACCTCTTCCTTCTGCGACGACGTCACTTCGAAACGGATGGTGTTTGCATCCACGAATTTCAGATTCCGGATAGGGAGATGCCGGGCTTCGAACGGGTCCCGTACGATCCGGGTGATTTCCGCCGCCATCCAATCGCGGTCGAAGAGTTCCGACTTGGTACCGCGAACCGGATCCACCAGGCGCCAGTGCGTTCCGGTAGCATCGTCCCACTCATACCAGAACGACTCGCCGCCCTCTATCCAGCGCGGATTCACGCTGGTCGAGTGGACGAGGTCGCTCATCCGGTAGGGGGCGAACCGGGCAGCCAGGTCCCAATTGACGGTCTGGGCGGTGACGGGCGTTGAAAGGGCCAGCAGGATACCGGCAAGCAGGAGGCGGCGCATGGGGATCGGGTATGTATCTTTGAGAGCAATGGATAATAAGACCCGCGAACGCTTCCGGAAACTTTCGCGTCTTCGGAAGTGACGCGGCGCTCGGAGTGAATGAAAAACAGGGTATTGATTTTTACCCTGTCCCATACGTGATTTAACCAAGGCTAAATAGTACGTTGCATCTGTTTGTTGATCAGTCAATTATTACCATGAAGGCCACGCCACTTCTGTTGCTCCTGTTCATGCTGGCTGCCTGCTCCAGTGAGACCATCGACAATACGGGACTCACGGACCCGGACCCTGATCCGGATCCGGAACCGGTCCAGGTATCCTATGCGCAGGACATCCAACCCCTGTTCAACGCATCGTGTGGCGGGGTCGGGTGCCACATCGGTCAGGCCACGAACGGCGTATCATTGGGATCCCATGAACAAGTGACCACGTCCGTGGGTTTCCAGTACGGGACGCCAGTGGTCATCCCGGGAGATGCAGCCGGCAGCCCGATCATCGACAAAATCTCCGTGAACCCCCGATTCGGCTCCCGCATGCCGCTCGGAAGGGCACCGTTGGAAGCCGCCGACATCAATCGTGTACGAGTATGGATAGAACATGGCGCGCCGAATAATTGAATTTGCTGTCCGGGTCCAGCTGCTGGCCCTGCTGATGACGTGTCTGGCCCCTGACGTGGCTGCACAGACGTTCATTACGCGGGAAGGAACCGCCACCTTCGTATCGGAAGTGCCGCTTCACGAATTCGAGGGCACGTCCTCGGCGCTGAATGGCATGGTTGCCCTGGAAGATTCCACCGTCGATTTCTACCTGGACCTGGAAACCCTGGAGACGGGCATCGGCAAGCGGGATCGGGACATGCGGCTGACGCTGAATACCGATGAGCACCCCTTCGGTGAGTTCACCGGGAAACTCGTGTCTCCATTGGATGTGGGTCGGGAAGTGCCACAGGATGCGGTTGTGCGGGGCACGTTCACCATTAATGGGGTCTCCCGGGAGGTGGAAATCACCGGACAGTTGGAGCCTGTCGGGGAAGCGCTCCGGCTCACCGCCGCGTGGACGCTCCGACTGGAGGACTACGACATTGAACCGCCGAGCCTTCTTTTCATGAAAGTGGACTCGGAGCAGGATATCCGAATTGACGCGGTATTGCACACCCGGGACCCATGATGACCATGCATTCCATCTCCATTCGATTCATTGCGATTTGCGCATGCGCCTTGTTGGTCGTGCCCGCGCAGGCCCAGTTGACCCGGGAGCGCG
This region includes:
- a CDS encoding Gfo/Idh/MocA family oxidoreductase produces the protein MINVGILGPGGIADDQHAPAVRAHDRARLWSVLSRDAGRAAAFAKRHGLAAEQPVHTDLGAMLADPDLHAVIIATPDRLHRAQAVAAARAGKHILLEKPMATSLEECRAIADACRENDVMLAMAYHMRWHTGHRALQWHVQDGALGTLRHMRIQWTFAAADGSNWRGAPETGRWWSLAANGTHCIDQIRWFMAPTCGDITSIRSVYSHAKFGSAHDETTVAILQFASGATAELCVSVQFASLSRVELYGDAGWATCEDTMGRHGGGRIVTHTGPFDHDTRRPFDGLFNDFVEAIEGKHPPEVGTTEGHANVGIMLDIAAASGTDSYI
- a CDS encoding transporter, with amino-acid sequence MKPTLFSTTPWSRTYFRGLLTLLLALPAFLATPQATAQVAPPTTPLITDRPDFTESPVSVPAGMLQLEGGLSYATTSAFNTLAAGELLVRYGLMDRLELRLGVPSFLSMDDPGDTNGFSDASVGVKYQLGPTLSGWDIAVIGALSLPTGDAAFTSDRLDPSALVTAGRAVNERVSMSGQIRGAIVGRGNDSILESSLSTGFGLTAGLNGFVEALARFQDGIDTGLQLNLGVTSLIRPAFQLDVYTGFGLTDTMPDFLIGAGFAIRR
- a CDS encoding glycosyltransferase family protein, producing the protein MRVLFCIQGEGRGHMTQAIALAEWLRDAGHEVVAALVGNADGRTPPRFLSDALACPVEAHASPVIKLDRDSRSLDVWKTTTFALRRLWTYRRSVAHLEERIAAWHPDVVVNFYEPLLGLARHVRVPIVAIAHQYMFHHPRYPFAEGTWFQRRSMLTFTRLTSATATRLLALSLYPGEDLPGHNLRVVPPLLRKELFALTPRRVEPDYLLVYLWRPELLPEIREWCDDWPRFRVHCFLEHPEKAKDDPIRPNLTLHHLDADRFLQMMATCSGVATTAGFETTAEAMYLGKPLLMVPTHIEQQCNARDAADMGAAIACPSFDLERLEHITPSDQTAFRAWVASASEVFIQELEQVAGLPTRPDPGKRPQSRAVGVQKFAPVAS
- a CDS encoding UDP-2,3-diacylglucosamine diphosphatase, which gives rise to MRVRTIWISDLHLGSRYARAADVLDFIRTWECEHLYLVGDIFDGWALTRSWFWPQEHNDVVQKILRYSRKGTPITYIPGNHDAFAREFLDLQLGNIRVEPSAVHTLMDGRRLLVLHGDEFDGIIRFAPWLQRVGAVAYGIALGLNEVLNRIRTMLDKPYWSLSAYLKHRTKKALQYIDQFEELVAEKARTHGVDGVVCGHIHHAEMRDIDGVSYMNCGDWVESCTALVEHLDGRLEIVRHMAEPTTGTSRSIERDPNQIEMFYEGDGLPANVAKPIPTP
- a CDS encoding CDGSH iron-sulfur domain-containing protein translates to MPRNPILEFEGKERKVTWDGRLCIHASECVRANSPLFEYGRKPWGQPDLVAVDDVDEIVRRCPSGALATMDKNGTIQESPAPENTVTVAPNGPLYVEGELDVAGAQPDMPGVAYRAALCRCGQSKNKPFCDNSHKEIAFDDPGAVGECGPGLESLGGPLKVTPSRNGPLLVQGNLAIRAASGKIRWKGTKTALCRCGNSKNKPFCDGSHRDAGFEAEDFS
- a CDS encoding rhodanese-related sulfurtransferase: MTEPVTVAAFYKFHSIDDPDAVREHLQTVLESAKVRGTILVAHEGLNGTIAGPKAGVDHVLAAVRAVDGFADLVHKESVSDDMPFLRPKVRLKKEIVTLGVEGVDPNLIVGTYVPPSEWNELISDPDVLLVDTRNDYEVTVGTFEGAVNPRTKSFREFPAFVEKELAGRKDRPVAMFCTGGIRCEKATSYLRAQGFEKVYHLQGGILKYLEEVPAERTRWNGECFVFDGRVTVNHDLEPGRFDMCHACRMPITEEDRSLESFEEGVSCRHCSHERSESDRERLRERQRQIQLAEERGEAHIGHEARVLMERKQAAP
- a CDS encoding YCF48-related protein, whose amino-acid sequence is MTGLSAGAAVLTPLPILAQSVPTTVPTWERVRFAPVADGRFDDIKFVNPEKGWMVNTRGEIWHTPDAGFSWMLQLKETSVAFRSTAFIDERVGWAGSVFTPGSVLWETRDGGEHWTNISHRIEGQLPDGICGMVAVSADVAYGVGAFHGAPTVVKTVNGGITWTGRSVADVASTLVDLHFFDENTGIATGGTGSSLDGDAVVIRTEDGGQTWTRVYRSTRGPSVSGEWGWKISFPTPEVGYISVETINNPSQLDAKVLKTVDGGRTWAPLNVTGSVSSAGLQGIGFITPDIGWASGRGVTSLTTDGGATWQQLQHYNQTTDTGQLDGAINRFHMVNESLAYAIGQRTYRISGYGSVGTDIQLGEAVPDRFTLGTSYPNPFTDQVNLPYTLDEPAQVRFSVIDVTGRLAYEGAMQMQPAGSYTFTWNGKDKTGQDVASGTYFVLVDIGSSPEMKQVVFVR
- a CDS encoding SRPBCC family protein, which encodes MIEHVLESEQWIDRPLDEVFAFFADASNLERITPNELKFSILSPQPIDMKVGALIDYRLRLAGIPFNWRTEITAWNPPHSFEDTQLKGPYAQWIHTHSFREEEGRTLITDRVRWKLPLSPLGDLVYPAVSWQLGRIFAHRRRVIAGVFRDQDASAGQPPAPTPG
- a CDS encoding nuclear transport factor 2 family protein — protein: MMRSFSFSPARRLGVALLTATTFWFASAIPAQAQSPEDAVNHVLDQIHEQASRADFDAYFALYTDDAVFLGTDASERWPIADFKEYTRARFATGTGWTYEMKERHVVVKGDVAWFDERLYNENLGNTRGSGVLLLTESGWKVAQYNLTMLIPNEVAREVAKMHD